GCGCCGTGGCTTGCTCGAAAAGGGCCGAGACAAGGTGGAGAATTTGCTCACCGAGTCCCGCCTGGAAGGATTGGGGCTGGTGCAGTCCTCGCGAGTCTTGCGAGAATATAGGGCGAGAGCCGACCGCGGGTCGGTCCTCCCCGGACTTTGGAGAATACTGACGGCGGAGGCCTGGCTACGCACGGCCCCCGTGTCGTCGTGAGATTTTAGAGGGTTATTGCGATGAAGACTGAGATCGAACACCGGGAGACGCTGTCCTCCGAGCTGCCTCCGGAGGGGGGCAAGAAGCCCTATTCGCCTCCCCGCCTGAGGCGCTATGGGTCGCTGGAAGAGCTCACCGAGTTCTCCGGCAACGACGGTCTGGACGCGGTGTTCTCGGGCACCTCGGTCACCACTTGAGGCCATCCTCGGGAGCGCCGGCACCGCCTTGACGAGGCGGGAAGGGAGCGTCCTTTGGCATCCTGCCGAGACGCTTCGAGGTGGTGCGCGGGTGGTGCATCTCGAGGGGGGCCTGGCGCAGCGCTCCTCGCTGTTGCGCCGGTTAGGGCAGGCAGAGACCTGCACGACCGGCAACCTTCTGTGCCTTCTCTACGAACAATCTGAGCTCGATCTACCGCGGCAGCTCGCCGGAACCGCCGCCTTCATCCTGATCGATCCTCGCCGTCGGCGCCTCTTGGCGGTGCGCGATCGGTTGGGTCAACGCGGCCTGTTCTTCCGTCGCTCGGCGGAGGGTATACGCCTGGCCCCGCGGGTGGCGGATCTCCTCACCGGCTCGGAAGGTGTGGCCGACCTGTCGCAGCGCGCTCTGGTGGCTCAGGTCTGTGGCGATGCGCCACCGCCTCGGGAGACCTTCTACCGCGGCATCGAAGCGGTGGAAGCGGGCTGCTTCCTGCTGGCGGAAGGGGATCGCGTCGAGCAGGTGCGCTACTGGCGGCCAGAGCTG
Above is a genomic segment from Acidobacteriota bacterium containing:
- a CDS encoding lasso RiPP family leader peptide-containing protein, whose translation is MKTEIEHRETLSSELPPEGGKKPYSPPRLRRYGSLEELTEFSGNDGLDAVFSGTSVTT